In Camelus dromedarius isolate mCamDro1 chromosome 16, mCamDro1.pat, whole genome shotgun sequence, the genomic stretch gaaaagaaaatgtaatttatgtTAATTCTAATCTGCACTGAACTTTTGATACTTACCAACTTTTGATATGGGTTTCATTGAGAATCTCAAAGGCTATCTCCAACATAAATTTACTAGTCATCACCCAAATTTTCACAAGCCTATACAGCCTAGATGATCACCAAAAATAAGCAGCATCTATAaacttttaatcagtttttaatCAAACTATTGGAAGCATTATCATTCAGACTAAATTGCTCCCTCATTTACCATATTACACACAACTGCCTTACTCTCAccttttctcatctttccctGAAGATTTTTTATAATTAACAATAAGACATGGCTAATACCATTTATTAGAAATTACCTCTTAAGAACCTTTAATTTACTAACACATAAACACAAGAGACAGAATCTTACCAACTTAAAGTATTAACTGAGACTAGTCACCcagtaaaaaaaatcttacaagagGAAAAAGGACAACCAtgcatagttttttaaaaaatgtttattttttttcaaagaaaaacggCAATAGCCAATTGGAAACCTACTTATTCTTCAActccaattttgttttctttaaatttagaaGTGACTTACtgatttactattttaaacaaaccccccctttcccctttaaaTGTTTACCATCTACTCGTGCTGAATCCTTCCAAGGAGATTGCTCCAGCGTATATCTCCAGGTCCTCGCTTTGCTCCTTTTaccaaaaaatgcaaaacaaattcCATCGTGCATCTTAAGGGCTCCAATCgtcaaaaataggaaaaaaaaaaatctttggaataGCCAATTaagttgaataaaaaaaaaaaagaaatccacacgAATGCGGTTTGGTTGGGGCAGGAATCCACTCCTATGTTCCTGGTAATCTGATCCCGCTCCATGAATCCTTGTAATTCATCCTCCCTATCCTATCCACATTATGATTTGAATCCAATGATCCAGCTCCAAGGATTGGGATCCAGTGAGCCCTCTCCAATCCAAACCTTTATAACcagcaaaaccaaaaaagaggAGGCAAAATGTTAGATACTGTAATCAAAAAAGGTTTCTGGGGAATGATGAGTTATGTCTGTCATCAGTTTAACAGATGTACATCAATAACTATCAAATTCCCCAAAACAAGTTTCTGAATGGTGTTCAGATAAATTTTAGAAACTTAATCATCATAGAGACTAATTGGAAgaagcattttatatttacagtTCAACTGATaatgccaacacttgttactgtaCAGCGTATTACAGGTTTTGTGGTTGCAAAAAGTTATGTAGTTGAAAAGTTTACTGGTATTGCTACCCACCTAAGTCTAAACTAAATCTAATGCTCCCATTTGCAATTTAATCCGtaaattaaagtgttttaaaCATATGAATCAATTATGAATATTAGTTTAAAGGGGAAGGTGAGACTTAAAAGTATTCCCAACTAGATTATCTACACCAATACGTTGGAATTCTATATTCTGCTttcattttgtcttaaaaaaaatgaagtagcaACGCTATATCAGTCACACAGAGGACATGCAGATTTAGCAGTATTGATATTATACTCTATCTGGTTGGAATTAAAGACACCCTGTACCCACATGTACACCAACAGCAGGTCACACATTAACAGTTGTAACTAAGCACTGTGACAAATTAGCCAGTTCTTCCCACATTAGTccctattaaaacaaaaaagggaaggGAGCAAAATTGTTACAAAATGGGCAATGTAATTTTGCCACAATTGCCAAGGTTTAAAGAGCAAAGCAATTGTAGCTAAAGATAACTGCATAAGACGTTTGCAAGTGTTTTAAGGTAGATGTATATAATTACTTTTAACCCTTGCTTTTTAGTATAAGGTCAATACTGCCAATTTCATCTGTGACAATAGCACTTGGAGTCATACCATTGCCTCCATTATTGATCTGATCCTCCTCAATCCTCCTTTTGACAATCCTAAAATGATTGAAATGTGCTCCACAATCCTTAATCCAAAGCATTCTTAATCCATCTCTTCAGATATGTCTACAGAAAGACACATGAaaagcaagataaacataagaacTTCCCCAGGTAAGATAATCACAAACACCCCACATCCCAGATTCACACAAACCAGAGCAGAATAGACATTTACACAATATCACAGTCTGAAGAGCATGGAACGTTAACTAAATTTAAACAATCCTGTCTATGACATcacttaaaatacaatttatcagACATGAGGGGAATGTAGATGTTAGGAGCAAGGGGATATTACACAAGAATGCAATTCAACACTTTAGCCCATTCTGAACAAAAcagtttgaattaaaaaattaaaagattgtACTGAGTAAAGGAAAACTGTATACAACATGGGTTCTACAAAAAGTGTCACCAATCATCTTATGTACGAGAGCGAGATCTGCTATGACGGGGAGAATAGCGTGGTGATCCTCTGCTTCTCCTTGGGGAATAACTGCGACTCCTGCTGTTGCTTCTGCTACGGCTTCTGCTACGACTACGGCTTCGAGATCGAGATCTTCCATAACTTGGACTTCTGGGCCCATCAACTTTAACCCGGATGTAGGCAGTTTCTCCCTATTGAATAGACAGAACTTTCGATTGAAAGATCTAAGCTTTCACCTGTCTTCAGGCATGCTGAATGAATACAATGTAGCTAAAATCAGAAATCTGGCACTTTACTGGGTTTATTTGGACACTCTTGCCTGAATCTTACCTTCAAATTCCACTGTTAAGACCACTGTATCCAATTCTGgccaaagaaaagaataattgtATAACCTACCTCATGAGATCTAAACTTAGTGTTATCCAGTTTTCGAACTGCATAGGTCATATCTTCTTTCCGTACAAACTCCACGACACCAGTGCCATCTCGGTAAACATCAGCATAACATACATCACCTGCTTCACGCATGTGATCCTTCAAATCCTGCCAGCTTCCACTTGGAGGCAGTCctgaaaaagtgatttttttccaatacCGATTACCCTAAATTTCTCATTATACTTAAAATCTACTTTAGAACAAACGTTACTTTAAAATTAACGATTATATTTAACATCCTGGGTTAAAGAGCTGTTAAAAGATTCCGGAATGAAAAGCCCAAAATTATTTGTAAAGGACATTCTAGGTACTGCAACCTAATCTGCTAAATCTCAATGCAGTAATCCTTGCTTACTAAATTCACCCAAAGAATTGAAGTAATCTGAGACTTGGCATAAAAACTCGCATTTGTCAAACTGGTCGTGCAAGGAAAACTTTTGCAGAAAGTGGCTTTCTGCCCTTTTTCATCAATCCGCACTTAACAGTCAACTCACCAGAGACAACCACTCTGTTTTCAGAACGCCTGGATGGGGGGCCATAGCGGCCTCGAGGAGCCCCGCCACCTCCACCCCCGCCGCCGCCTCGGCCTGTACCACGGCCACTTCGAGGAAACTCCACCCGCAGACGGTATCCATCGTAATCATAGCCGTCGCGACCATACACAGCGTCTTCCGCGTCTCTGCGTGATCACAGAAGACAGAGGTAAGAAAAGAGGACCGGGAGGGGAGGCTAACCCCGTCGGGAGCTAGCGGCCCCCTGCACATGCGCACCCGGGGCGGAGAGCCCACATGCGCTGCATAATAGGAatggcccctcccccacccataAGCACGCCAGGCTCCTGACCACTACACCAGCCCTCAGCGCCTCAGTTTCCCGCTCCGGGCCTGCGAGTAGGCTCTGGGGACGTCCGTGGGGCCCAGCCACCATAGAAGGCACACCGACTCAGCTCCTTACTCGACTCCTTCACAGGCGGTATCGTCTTGCCCCCGACCTAAGAGCCTATCTCCCCATTCTCTACGTGAAGGCCTTGGAGCCTTCCCCAGCTACTTCAACCTATTTCCTCAAGGCCGCGAGCCCTGGGCCGCCTCACCGCGGGTCCTCGAACTCAACGAAGGCGAAGGGCGGTCCTCCGCGGCGATTCTTCAGATCGATGTCGCGAATAGCACCGTATTTGTAGAACACGTCCTCAATGTCCTTGGTTCGGATGTCTGGAGGTAAGTTACCCACGTAGATGCGGCAATCGTTGTTCCCTGCCGGGCCACGAATCACACCACCTCCCGACATGGCGGCGACGAAAAGCGCGGACTCGAGAACAGGCCTTCCCACCAAGCCTAGCGAACAGCAGAGCGAGTCCGCAGCGACACCACGTCTCCCGCGGCCCCTCCAAAATGGCGCCTTTATCAGCTCGGCGCACGGatatggggggagggaggaagagaagcgGGAGGAAGCAGCTATCCGACCTCACTACGCACGCGCAAGAGCGTAACGGGTGCTGCGAAAGGTACGCTTACGCACGCGCGACGTCACCCTCCGCGCGAAGGGAAAAAAAGTTCCCGCGTTTCCGTTGTGTCGAGAGGTTTGCTAACGGAGTGACCAGCCGTGTGGTAGGAGTTAAATACAGAGCCGTCTTAAAAGGGGTTATTAACCCCTGTCGAGTCTTTAAAAATAGTCAATTTCCCCAGGAGTGGGTCTCTTAAAGCAACGGCGCCTTGGAAGGATTTGGTGAAACCTAGCCTAAAAGCTTTGTCCCATCATGCTCTGCGGTGTTAACGGCCTTTGGCGGGAAAGACTCCCGGAGGCGGAGTCAAAGGGGGAGGGACCAGGCGGTTGCTCCGGAAACGGGGCGGTCCTCGGAGAGTGCGCCTAGTCCAGGAATTGCGTGGACCGTGGTTCAACGCAGAATAGAGGCGTGACTGTCTGCTCGCCCTATCTCCTGCGAACTGGCCTTGGGCTGCTTAAACAAGTGTCCAGTGTAGGGGAACCCAGCTTAGATTCCTTAGTAAATATTCTACACCAAGTACCGTTCCACCTTCGGTTCGGAACTGAACTTTTGTATGTAGAGCTCAGTTCAACCCTCCTTGTGCTAGTGGCGGCGGTGATTCGTGCTCTCACCGGTTACTGGTGGTACCTGCCAACCAGGACGCAGACCCCCGCTTCTCTTTAATCGCCTGTCGCTAGGCCCAGCGCAGTGGAGAGGTCCAGTGAAGGTCTGCAGAATGAATTGTGCCTGTTATTTCTCCAATCCCTTTAAAAGAACGAGAAAAAGCACGGGCTTCCGTCTGTATTGCAGAGTTCtgaaattccttcctttttttgaACTCACTACCGAGCCTCTCGGGTAATATGAATGAGCACAGTGGATATGTGACCACTGGACACCACAGTTGCTGCTCAGGACTGATCCCGCAAGCATACTGGCCCAGGGAGATAagaactttttacatttttttccacagAGAAATCTGAAATCTGGATTTTTGTGTGAAATGCTGAGAGTTTTAAATGTTAGTGaggaattcaaattaaaaaaaaaagcaaacccaaCCCTGCAGTCATAAATATGGTAAAATAGATCTGCACCGTGAGTTTAAGGATGATTTTCTTcatgttatgtatttatttgcaaCAATCCCTCTCCCCAAGGATATGAGGCAGTTTGCAAATATACCATAAAACATTAAAACTGGTTGGAGAAATCGGGGGCAAAATAAGGAGGAAGGATTAAGACGAAGTCATGGATAAGGTTAGCACACAAAATGCATTCAGTAGTAATCTGGTTAGTTCCCAGAGATGGACTGCAGATTTGACTCTGGTCTTCCCAAAAGTCACAGTAAAGAAGGGAAAATAGTATGTACAAAATCCAAAGTACTTTTGAgattcatgtatatatatgtgatttaGGAGTAGGGCATGTTTTCATAGTTCTCAAAGTTGATTGAATGTATTTTACAAATGTCTCTCAATAATCCCAATATACAAATTTAATTTACTCCTTGACAGATCCACAGAGGATCTTTGGTAGTCCTTGAAATCTCTGTGATAGTTTCCaaaattgtgtgtatatgtgcgtgTACTTTTTTGTCTATCCTGTGGACAATCCTTCAATGATCCACTTTTAAActgagcttttaattttaaaaaagaagaccctggtaatttttaaaatgagaagctGACCAAAAGGGACTCTTTTGACAAATTTATTCAATTTCTAGCACTGTCCTATTCAGTTAGtagcagaagagagagaggttttggtttttttttttaacatattgcaGGCATATCATGTATGGATTTTTTCATTCAGTAGTTACTTATTGAgcacattttctttctgttctaacttttatccatccatttataattattcagATTCATCTTCTGCCGATTAATATTAAATCATTGATAACTGAAGTGATTTAAACATAGGTGCTTttaatttcaaagcattttcattccagaaaaataagaaaaccatgaatttgatttatttttgtcgaatttAATGTAATCATTTGTGATTTTGTTCAGTTCAGAAGAATACAAGGTAGAATTTAATATAGAATGAATAGAACACTCTTGTTTCTCTATTGGCCTCTTTTACTGTACTTAAATGTACCTAGATTGTAGGTTCTGGGGTCTATGACAAGGTCAGGATGTAGCAGGAAAAGTCTGGATGGCTGTTTATCAAGGAGGTCTCCTAAGATGACATTAGTTTAGAGATGATTACGTTTTAGGGTGTGATCGTCTACTGTCACTGCCCCAGAGTTGATTAGCATCCTTTAATCCACCAGGGtgaaaaaggagaaagcaaaTGAAGCAAACCACTTGTTCATTTGTTGGGGCAGTGGGGTGAGGCAAGCAAATCATGCCGTTTCTTAGTAAATAAGGAATCAAAACAGTGAGGTGAATCAAATTTTGAGAGATACTTCATTCAGGTCATGGTGAGGCCTAATAAATGGATTTTGTGTCCCTGTTCCCTGAACAGTGCTGGTTAAAGATAGGCTAATCTTGAAAGATTTCTCCAAACAATGTACTAGACAGTTGATTAGATTTCTGCTGGCTGGATTACAACTACTTTGTTTTGCTTCATGAAGTTAcagcctcactttttttttccccctttatctaaagcaagtgctttttttttttttttttttttttttggtttggagaggaaagaggtaattaagtttgtttatttacttttttcaaagtgtcagtattgggaattgaacccaagaccttgtacatgctaagtgcctactttaccactgagctacaccctcctcacCCTGTATCCTTATCTTAATTAGGGCTTTAGAGTGTTTCTAAATCCCTGAGTTACACATTCACAGTTTTATGGATTGCCCCCACAACCAGCTAATTTATTAAGTATGGATTTTACCAGTTTAATTAGAAGAAGCTGGCTTATTTTCAACACTGTTGCTGTTTTTAATAAAGTTATTTcctcaaaaagaaactttttaaatgcttttgatTCAGTCCAGTAAGTGTAAACTAGTGTCAGCATATACTTTACCCTGGAAATAattacttgggggaaaaaaagggaaagaaagaaattcaaagagTTAGTTACTATAAGAATTGAAATCACAAGACccagtttttcagtcattttcccaAACACTTTAAATCTCTATACTTGTGGTGATAGTTACCCaactgtaaatatactaaaaaaaaaatcattgaattttaCAATTAAAGCAagtgaactgtatggtatgtaaattataactcaatagatttttttttttaagtgactggggaaaaaaatatcttgACAGTCAGCAAAATCACTCTAGTTACAATTCCTCTAAAGGCATTATTGGGGCTGGGGCGTGTTCCAGGGTAATTTGCACTGAAATATGGCTTCCCTAATCTGGAAATTCTGTTTTCAGCATTTATGTGTTAATCTGTATTGTTCTTTCTGGAGataacttaatttatttttattaagtaaagAGACACAGAGATTAGGAATGCTTGATTCCACTTTGTATAGGAATTACCTCCAGGAACAGTTCACTTGCATAATTCTTTAGTCCCGTGTTCCACTTGTTTTAGTGATTAATATTctctgaaaaaggaagaaataatatactatatctttttatttcatttctgtctgTCTCATCTTCCCTAGTTAACTATGTTAAGGACAGATTTCTGCTGTAACTCCCTTTATTACCAGGAAATTCTGTTAAAAGGAATACTATTGACTATTTACTGACTGCTCTTTGAAAAAGGTGGGACGTTAGATGAGCAGAATGTTGTTTCTATGGAAACTCCATCATGTTTCTGTTACTGGGTAGACACAATGGGTACAAGGACTGTTTTTCATTTCACAGTGTAATAATGACGGCCACTTTTCAAGCCCAAATAAATCATCAGTAATAGAGTCTTGATAATCTTGTTTTAAGACTGGCCTCCttcattctttgatttctttttgttttatttttggctaATTCTTCCCATCTTTCTTGACACATTATCAATAACAATAGGATGTGATTTAGCCAGAAAACAGCTCTTAAAATGATCTTTTACAAAGAGATATATTTTTACCATGTCTCTCTCTTCCTATTAATATtactccccctctccctctttctgcttagttcttttctcttaaaaattaaaactccagTTCATCGTATTGTGCATTTCCTAATTGGAGTAAATGGATGTTTAAAGAATTATATTAAGAATATGGCAGATGTTCTTTACTTGCTAAAGATGCTACCTTTTTTGGCAATTTAATCTTATAGTGTGAGTCCCatataagtgttagctattagtagtagtaatagtgATGTTATATGTTAATACTTCTGTCAAGtatattagaaataatttcaataatttttttatttgaagttttgAGAGTGTGactgttttttccctttattgtTTTAATAGCTAGGTTGGCCGAAAGCTCTCAGAATTACTTGTCTAAATTTGCttgcagagttgagtagttgcaacctAGACTACATGGCCCACAAGCCTAGAACATTTCCTGTCCGGCTCTTTATAGAAAAGGTTTGCCAACCTCTGACCAAGAGGGGAAAACCTGCTTTTGTAATTTTTGCTTAAACCTAACTCGGAAACTCAGTTTTGTCATGTTCTCTCTCTCGTAGGTGTTTTCGATGGGGAATATCTTATATTGTCAGTAGTTGTAAACATAAGTAATACACTTTTTCAAGTGATACATTTCTTACACATGCTTCACCAGCCATTACTACAGTCTAATGCTAAGGTACCCTGCCTGTCTGCCCAGCTGAGATGAGGAGGTGCTGCCCTACTCCAAttggttgcatttttttttttttttggagtctaGTAGACTCACAATTGCTCATTGTACAAGTGCAGGTTTCTGCAACCGTTCTTGCATTGAAATAATGTTGCATGCAAAGAGTCCATAACAGGTTTTGTTCTAAGTATCTATTAAAGTTCATTCACTGTGATCTGTAAGTGAAATTTCCAAAATTTATAGATTGTGACCCACAGTTCTGGGAGCCCACCAGATTTCTGGCTGGTACAGGTACCACTATGCTGGCTCCAGAGGACTACTCAGTGTGGATACCTGTGTCGTCTACAGTCTAGACCCATGCCCATGGGTCCTTCCTTATCTGGCTCCCATCTGCCTCCATGTGGTCAGGAGCTACCCTGCTCACCAGCTGCAATTCCTTCCTAGTTAATTTCTATTCTTTGTGAAATCCAGAATCCAGAGGAGAAAAAATTCTTTCCCTTGATTCAGAGTCCCAACAGAACAATTTCATCAGGTCATAAAGGGCCAACATGGATATATTTTCCAACATCTGGATTGTTCACAATTAATACCACATGTGAAACATTCTCACTACATAGTCAAGGTTGAACCTCATCAGCCAAACGTGGTcctgtacatttttctttctccagttcCAGTTCTTCTAGTAAGTGATGAAAAACACATTTGAATATCCTTTATGTGGTCTCCTGGATCTGTTTCTGATATAGTGCAAGTCACAGCTTAAACAAGAACATACGCATCCCCACAAAAACAGCCATATCCATATTAAGATAAATATTTCTATCTATATGTTCCAGATCCCCCATAATAACTTTGCAGTGGTATAGCATGTCTTTGCCAAAAATAATGATTTATATGCCCGAGTAATATATTCAGCTTCTCAGCCTAAAATATCTGCAGTcagaaaaaaagctttctttataatttttcccAAGGTGAGTAAGTGGGTGTTGCTTTAAATTTGTGCATATGGAGAGCTCCATTATGTAGGCTTCCTAACACAAAAGAAACAGTCTAAAGGATTATTCAGATCTTCCATCTTTATAGATACAATAACTGCTTTCCACCTTAAAATGTGTTTTCCTAGCTTCAACTAaattcaggtttaaaaaaaaattataggcatTTCTGTTAATGTTTTACCAAGTCACAGTTCtaaaacatttcttataaatTCTTAGTTTGCAACAGAACTTATGAACATTTGGGGTTCTAGTTCTAGTTCCCATCTGACAGTGTACTCTTAAAATTCTCTAATTGCTCTTAAGAGAATATATTTCTCTCCAATCAAGGAGACTGTCTCTCAACCTCTGTGACTTTAAAATCCCACCAAAAAGAGCCCCCTTTTACTGTGAGCTGTACAAACAGCTAGACCAAGCTATTTGCCGTCCAGCACAGCCTCCCCCCACCAGGCTGGCTTATAATTTGGTATCCCTTCAAACTGATATTCTTTAAATTTCTCAACTTACTTATACTTGAATAGAGaggatatttaaatgtttttctcttaatagaaaaagtaaagaacaacaacaaaaagaatatatttctctgGATGTTTATGTACCAATttgtatttaaagtatttaaatgcCAAAGCCATCCCTTGACAGACTCACAGTATTCCCTGCAGAGCTTCAAGCATTTTTCAGCCTTTGTCTTAAATAAAAGTAAGTACTTGTTTGGGGATGGTATAAAGTGATAGAAGCTCTCACTAAGCATGATCTGCACCACACCATGTTATTAAAGTGGTTCTCAGAGTTGACACCACTATATTTAGAGATACCTAGACCAAACGACTTCTGTTAGGTAAAgcttcaataataaaataatcccaGAAAGCTCAGTGGCTTAACAAATAGCCAGGGTTTACTTCTTTCTTATGTTACTTATTGGCAACCACAGGTTGACAGAGTCATTACTCTACAGATCTTATTCTGGAATCCGGAAATCTGGTGCTGTGGAAAAATGGGCTTTGAACAAGACGGGTATTTGTTTAAATCCCCTATACCATTTACTACCTGTGTGATGGCTTGAATAACTCCCTTAACCTATttaagcctctgtttcttcatctataaaatgaaggggtggggagtggtaataataatacttctaggattgttgtgaagattaaataaccTGCAGAAATCAACTCTGCACAGAGAGGTTTTCTGTAATTACCAGTGGCTCTTATTCAAGCTCTACACCCCTTGGATTTTCAACATTTGTGGTTTGGATGTTGGTCCACTTTACTCCCctttagaagaaggaagaagttAAACTCAAGTAAGTCTGTCTTGTGACTAATTTGGTATTGTGGATAGACAGCTTAGTGGAAAAGACAGTTGAAGGTCTTGTCTAcattaaattttgtttgtttttgtctgcttgttgggtttcttttttttcttttttcttttctttttttgagagagGAGATATAGCCTATGctgaaaaaaaagttgagaaatcCCTTCTATGTATCacataaagaaacaaaagtaCCCCTGGCCCTGCAGGATGCAGCCTCTTCTGGTCTCCAAATATGTAACTGGAGGAAATATGATGGAGCTCTTCTGCTCTTCTAGGTTTCTGAGGAATGTCTCCCTTGTGGGCTGGATGATAAAAACCTCCTGATCAATGTACTGCTTTTCTTTGTTGCTCAGGGCTTATctatgttcttcttcttcttcttctttttttttttttttttttaaatcaactagCTGGGAAAACATCTCAGGTTCTCCCTTGCTAATCTGTTTGGTGGGCTGTGCAGGAGCCTGTTCTTGGGAAAGTACAGACTGGAGTTAAGCaatctgaatttgaatcctgaCACCTCCACTTACTAGTTGTATCATCTGGGGCATCTAAATTAATCTTCTTTTGTTCAGTGATTCATCTATTTGTATATTCACTCTCAATCagaacatttatggagcacttccCACTATGCCAGGAACCTAGGTTGGACCTCAGAGGTACAAACATAAGGGAATATAACACCTGTCCCGGACAGTGTGCCCTTGGTCTACCATAGTAGCCTACAACTTTCCTGACCACTCATACCATCAGTAAAACTTCTGAGCACAAGCCCTTCATGTATGTACATTTTGATATAGTTTATACATGACTTCTTCACCATTATATTGTACACATAATAAGACATTTGGTTAAAAAATGTATAGTATATGACATACCACCTAGATGCATACTcccaagtttattttatttatttttggggggaggtaattaggtttctttctttctttgtcagggtactggggattgaacccaggacctcatgcatgctaagcacacacactaccactgagctataccctctccacctATATACCCAGTTTTAGAGGCTACTGGCCTAGCGGTAAGCTTTTCTGAATTTCACTTTACTCATCATTAAAACTGTGATGATGaactctttttcatttcattcacttaACTAATTTCACTGAATACTTTGCAGTGTTAGACTCTATCTGAAGGACTAGAGAGTGCTAAATGtcaattgtgttttttaaagtctaaagGGAGACTCTGTTGGGGGGGATACTATTTATACTTACTTATGTTTTAACTGATATTTAATACAAGTGGCCTTTTGTACTTGCAGGTTCCATATCTGCATATTCAACCAACaatggattgaaaatatttgaaaaaaaaattccctgaaagTTTCAAacagcaaaacttgaattttgcTGTGTGTTTGCATAACTAtgtacatagcatttacattgtattaggtg encodes the following:
- the SRSF1 gene encoding serine/arginine-rich splicing factor 1 isoform X2, yielding MSGGGVIRGPAGNNDCRIYVGNLPPDIRTKDIEDVFYKYGAIRDIDLKNRRGGPPFAFVEFEDPRDAEDAVYGRDGYDYDGYRLRVEFPRSGRGTGRGGGGGGGGGAPRGRYGPPSRRSENRVVVSGLPPSGSWQDLKDHMREAGDVCYADVYRDGTGVVEFVRKEDMTYAVRKLDNTKFRSHETYLKRWIKNALD
- the SRSF1 gene encoding serine/arginine-rich splicing factor 1 isoform X1 translates to MSGGGVIRGPAGNNDCRIYVGNLPPDIRTKDIEDVFYKYGAIRDIDLKNRRGGPPFAFVEFEDPRDAEDAVYGRDGYDYDGYRLRVEFPRSGRGTGRGGGGGGGGGAPRGRYGPPSRRSENRVVVSGLPPSGSWQDLKDHMREAGDVCYADVYRDGTGVVEFVRKEDMTYAVRKLDNTKFRSHEGETAYIRVKVDGPRSPSYGRSRSRSRSRSRSRSRSNSRSRSYSPRRSRGSPRYSPRHSRSRSRT